Proteins co-encoded in one Longimicrobium sp. genomic window:
- a CDS encoding isoprenylcysteine carboxylmethyltransferase family protein — MSERALANAGVRFPPPLLFVAGLALAALLDRLRPAPLWHGGGRPVAFLVAAAVLLGAGAVWMAWGLITFRRARTAVIPNRPASSLVTGGPYRFGRNPMYLGMTTAYCGATLWLDSAWAIVMLPIVIDLLHRLVIRREEAYLADAFGAEYERYRGRVGRWLSLSAPPPRAP; from the coding sequence ATGAGCGAACGCGCGCTGGCGAACGCGGGTGTCCGGTTCCCGCCGCCCCTCCTGTTCGTCGCCGGGCTGGCGCTGGCGGCCCTCCTCGATCGCCTCCGGCCGGCCCCGCTCTGGCACGGCGGCGGCCGGCCGGTCGCGTTCCTCGTGGCCGCGGCGGTGCTGCTGGGCGCCGGCGCGGTGTGGATGGCGTGGGGGCTGATCACCTTCCGGCGCGCACGCACGGCGGTGATCCCCAACCGGCCGGCCTCGAGCCTGGTCACCGGCGGACCCTACCGGTTCGGACGGAACCCCATGTACCTGGGGATGACCACGGCGTACTGCGGGGCCACGCTGTGGCTGGACTCCGCGTGGGCGATCGTGATGCTCCCCATCGTGATCGACCTGCTCCACCGCCTCGTCATCCGCCGCGAAGAGGCGTACCTGGCCGATGCCTTCGGCGCGGAGTACGAGCGCTACCGCGGGCGCGTCGGCCGCTGGCTTTCCCTCTCCGCGCCACCGCCGCGGGCGCCGTAA
- a CDS encoding VOC family protein, with protein sequence MSTSAPPRVDCEQSHAGLAVGDVLAAADFYTRNLGFTLAFTWGEPPTFAGVKLDRVQIFLQQGTPNPDGSSVYFMVGDADALFEFQRANGVDVVTEPGDREYGIRDYTVRDLYGYALTFGHPLFNDGPPIPIERVDVPVRLEKRLAALLQDLARHKRMSVDSCLEEILLHTSEPLGDGVASPHTRGQLAYIQELKKKHGIDYDSHGSYRFVEE encoded by the coding sequence ATGAGCACTTCCGCTCCCCCGCGTGTCGATTGCGAGCAGAGCCACGCCGGCCTGGCCGTGGGTGACGTGCTCGCGGCCGCGGACTTCTATACCCGCAATCTCGGCTTCACCCTCGCGTTTACCTGGGGCGAGCCGCCCACGTTCGCGGGGGTGAAGCTGGACCGGGTGCAGATCTTTCTGCAGCAGGGCACGCCCAATCCCGACGGCAGCTCCGTCTACTTCATGGTGGGCGACGCGGACGCGCTGTTCGAGTTCCAGCGCGCCAACGGCGTCGACGTCGTCACCGAGCCGGGCGACCGCGAGTACGGCATCCGCGACTACACGGTGCGCGACCTGTACGGCTACGCTCTCACCTTCGGGCATCCCCTGTTCAACGACGGCCCGCCGATCCCCATCGAGCGGGTGGACGTGCCCGTGCGGCTGGAGAAGCGGCTGGCCGCGCTGCTGCAGGACCTGGCGCGGCACAAGCGGATGAGCGTGGACAGCTGCCTGGAGGAGATCCTGCTGCACACCAGCGAGCCGCTCGGCGACGGCGTGGCCAGCCCGCACACCCGCGGCCAGCTGGCGTACATCCAGGAGCTCAAGAAGAAGCACGGCATCGACTACGACTCGCACGGCAGCTACCGCTTCGTGGAGGAGTGA
- a CDS encoding cupredoxin domain-containing protein, with protein sequence MDTTEIAVIAGGVAAIVAVLWYFFGERQGVAATTTEAGVQEVRITVKGGYSPDVVVVKQGRPVRLDFYRDETASCSEQVVFGDFGIARDLPAFRTTPVEFTPQKPGEFTWTCGMNMLRGKLVVEPA encoded by the coding sequence ATGGATACGACGGAAATCGCGGTGATCGCCGGCGGTGTGGCCGCGATCGTGGCCGTGCTGTGGTACTTCTTCGGCGAGCGGCAGGGGGTGGCCGCGACGACCACGGAGGCGGGGGTGCAGGAGGTGAGGATCACCGTGAAGGGCGGATACAGCCCCGACGTGGTGGTGGTGAAGCAGGGGCGCCCCGTGCGCCTGGACTTCTACCGCGACGAGACGGCCAGCTGCAGCGAGCAGGTCGTCTTCGGTGATTTCGGCATCGCCCGCGACCTCCCCGCGTTCCGTACCACGCCGGTGGAGTTCACGCCCCAGAAGCCCGGCGAGTTCACCTGGACCTGCGGGATGAACATGCTGCGCGGGAAGCTGGTGGTGGAGCCGGCTTGA
- a CDS encoding heavy metal translocating P-type ATPase, producing the protein MDEPDGGGGPMGWWSDRVVRGFVLAGVTLFGVLAGFTAQGVGHPWLHWAFFGLAFLSGGVPSARAAFDELVGERKLNVDLLMVVAALGAASVGQAGDGAILLFLFSLSNALQGWAFDRTKNAIRALMKLHPAGATVIGEDGCERWVPLEALAPGHLVLVRPGERFPADAALADGYTSADESALTGESVPVDKAPGDRVFGGTLNGEGVVRARIERPASESALARLVRLVEQAQAARGPTEEFAARFEGPYTIAVLLSVPVVFLALHLAGGVDTAGAWYRAMTFLVVASPCAVVISTPAAVLAAMAAGARNGALFKSGAALEALAAARIVAFDKTGTLTEGRMRLVEAIPVEGGEDGLRALAAGLERHSEHPVARAIVGGWTGDAPVLDDVAAVRGQGIRGRLEGETVWAGSRRMAAAEGAALAADAERRLARLEDEGITTVLVGRGARVVGLLGVADTPRAEAAAAVRALRARGLRVVMLTGDREAVARHVAAELGIGEVMAELLPEHKLDAISTLRREGRVAMVGDGVNDAPALAAADLGVAMGSGSDVSLESADLVLMKSDLSRIDGAVGLARKAAGTIRFNLTFAMGVIVIVGTLSLFGRIPLPLGVVAHEGGTIFVVSVGLRLLAYRFRGAAKAVSEPAQPRTKGVRTVAGMAEMAGD; encoded by the coding sequence ATGGACGAGCCGGACGGCGGCGGCGGGCCGATGGGGTGGTGGAGCGACCGCGTGGTGCGCGGGTTCGTGCTGGCGGGCGTCACGCTTTTCGGCGTGCTGGCGGGGTTCACCGCGCAGGGCGTGGGGCACCCGTGGCTGCACTGGGCGTTCTTCGGCCTGGCCTTCCTCTCCGGCGGCGTGCCCTCGGCCAGGGCGGCGTTCGACGAGCTGGTGGGCGAGCGCAAGCTGAACGTGGACCTGCTGATGGTGGTGGCCGCGCTCGGCGCCGCGTCCGTCGGTCAGGCGGGCGACGGGGCCATCCTCCTCTTCCTCTTCTCGCTCTCCAACGCGCTGCAGGGGTGGGCCTTCGACCGGACGAAGAACGCCATCCGCGCGCTGATGAAGCTGCACCCTGCCGGGGCCACGGTGATCGGCGAGGACGGATGCGAGCGCTGGGTGCCGCTGGAGGCGCTGGCGCCGGGGCACCTGGTGCTCGTGCGCCCCGGCGAGCGCTTCCCGGCCGACGCGGCGCTGGCGGACGGCTACACCTCGGCCGACGAGAGCGCGCTCACCGGCGAGTCCGTTCCCGTCGACAAGGCGCCGGGCGACCGCGTGTTCGGCGGCACGCTGAACGGCGAGGGCGTGGTGCGCGCCCGCATCGAGCGGCCGGCGTCGGAGAGCGCGCTCGCGCGGCTGGTCCGCCTGGTCGAGCAGGCGCAGGCCGCGCGCGGGCCCACCGAGGAGTTCGCGGCGCGCTTCGAGGGGCCGTACACCATCGCCGTCCTCCTCTCCGTCCCCGTCGTCTTCCTGGCCCTGCACCTCGCCGGCGGCGTCGATACGGCGGGGGCGTGGTACCGGGCGATGACCTTCCTGGTGGTGGCCAGCCCCTGCGCGGTGGTGATCAGCACGCCGGCCGCCGTGCTCGCGGCGATGGCGGCGGGCGCCCGCAACGGCGCGCTCTTCAAGAGCGGCGCGGCGCTGGAGGCGCTGGCCGCCGCCCGCATCGTGGCGTTCGACAAGACGGGGACGCTGACCGAGGGGCGGATGCGCCTGGTCGAGGCGATCCCCGTCGAAGGAGGGGAAGACGGGCTGCGGGCGCTGGCCGCCGGGCTGGAGCGCCACAGCGAACACCCCGTGGCCCGCGCCATCGTGGGCGGGTGGACGGGAGATGCGCCCGTGCTGGACGACGTGGCCGCGGTGCGCGGGCAGGGGATCCGCGGGCGGCTGGAGGGGGAGACGGTGTGGGCGGGGAGCCGGCGCATGGCCGCCGCCGAGGGCGCCGCGCTGGCGGCGGATGCCGAGCGGCGGCTGGCCCGGTTGGAGGACGAGGGGATCACGACGGTGCTGGTCGGCCGCGGCGCGCGCGTGGTCGGCCTTCTGGGCGTCGCCGACACGCCGCGCGCGGAGGCGGCCGCGGCGGTGCGCGCGCTCCGCGCCCGCGGCCTGCGCGTGGTGATGCTCACCGGCGACCGCGAGGCCGTAGCCCGTCACGTCGCGGCGGAGCTGGGGATCGGCGAGGTGATGGCGGAGCTGCTGCCGGAGCACAAGCTGGACGCCATCTCCACCCTGCGCCGCGAGGGGCGCGTGGCGATGGTGGGCGACGGCGTGAACGACGCCCCCGCGCTCGCCGCCGCCGACCTGGGCGTCGCGATGGGGTCGGGGAGCGACGTGTCGCTGGAGAGCGCCGACCTGGTGCTGATGAAGAGCGACCTGTCGCGCATCGACGGGGCGGTGGGGCTGGCGCGGAAGGCCGCGGGAACGATCCGCTTCAACCTCACCTTCGCGATGGGGGTGATCGTGATCGTCGGCACGCTCTCGCTCTTCGGGCGCATTCCGCTGCCGCTGGGCGTGGTCGCGCACGAGGGCGGCACCATCTTCGTGGTCAGCGTGGGCCTGCGCCTGCTCGCCTACCGCTTCCGCGGCGCCGCGAAGGCGGTGAGCGAGCCGGCTCAGCCGCGAACGAAGGGCGTGCGGACCGTCGCGGGGATGGCGGAGATGGCGGGGGATTGA
- a CDS encoding heavy metal translocating P-type ATPase: protein MDTKTKAIDPVCGMTVDPETAAGHSDFGGRTYWFCSTGCKRAFDADPAKYSDGRGQGTAHAQPLVQLGMGGARKTEPAAERPATQPVVQLSMGRPKVAEPAAVDGPAERIDLPITGMSCAACARRIEAGLGKAPGVRRAGVNLATSRATVEYDPERTGVRDLMRVVEDVGYGTAGTARADFVVDDSARPAGSSQPLEKHLRRVRGVVAADFNLSTMEVRVEYLPGAADVPALRHAIEELGYVVRDVPGGQGAAGVEDSLEAAHAAEYAELRRKFWIAAILALPVLVMAMSHGRVRWLEFPGAVWVQLALTTPVVLYCGAQFFRGAWAAFRHRAADMNTLIAVGTGTAYVYSLAATFFPRFFLAAHNGMGGMEMRPPVYYEAAAVITALLLMGRMLESRAKGRTSDAIRRLMGLQAKTARVVRGGAETDIPVEEVVAGDVVIVRPGEKIPVDGVVTEGASAVDESMLTGESIPAEKAAGDEVFGATINRTGSFRFRATKVGKDTALQQIVRLVQDAQGQKAPIARLADVISGIFTPVVICIAIATFVAWFVAAPPETRFTLALVNFVSVLIIACPCALGLATPTAIMVGTGKGAENGVLIKGGESLETAHRLDTIVLDKTGTLTAGRPELTDVVPADGFAEDELLRIVASAERGSEHPVGEAVVRGAQSRGIALADATGFRAEAGHGIEATVEGRAVLVGNARLLRGRGIEIGDAEERASTLAEAGKTPTFAAVGGRYAGIVAVADTLKPESAEAVRALKGMGLQVVMITGDNRRTADAVARQAGIERVLAEVLPDGKAREVKRLQDEEHRRVAMVGDGINDAPALAQADVGIAIGTGTDVAIEASDVTLIRGDLRGVVTAIALSRATIRTVRQNLFWAFVYNVIGIPIAAGALYPLTGWLLSPVIASAAMSLSSVSVVTNSLRLRRFRPPAA from the coding sequence ATGGATACGAAGACGAAGGCGATCGACCCCGTGTGCGGCATGACGGTAGATCCCGAGACGGCCGCGGGACATAGCGACTTCGGCGGCCGGACGTACTGGTTCTGCTCCACCGGCTGCAAGCGCGCGTTCGATGCCGATCCCGCGAAGTACAGCGACGGCAGGGGACAGGGAACAGCGCACGCTCAGCCGCTGGTGCAGCTGGGGATGGGCGGCGCGCGGAAGACGGAGCCCGCGGCGGAGCGTCCGGCCACGCAGCCGGTCGTGCAGCTCTCCATGGGCCGGCCGAAGGTGGCGGAGCCCGCGGCGGTGGACGGACCCGCGGAGCGTATCGACCTGCCCATCACGGGAATGAGCTGCGCGGCGTGCGCGCGCCGCATCGAGGCCGGGCTGGGGAAGGCGCCGGGGGTGCGCCGCGCGGGCGTCAACCTCGCCACTTCGCGCGCCACGGTGGAGTACGATCCCGAGCGGACCGGCGTGCGCGACCTGATGCGCGTCGTGGAGGACGTCGGCTACGGCACCGCGGGGACGGCGCGCGCCGACTTCGTGGTGGACGACTCCGCGCGCCCGGCCGGCTCGTCGCAGCCGCTGGAGAAGCATCTGCGGCGGGTGCGCGGCGTGGTGGCGGCGGACTTCAACCTCTCCACCATGGAGGTGCGCGTCGAGTACCTCCCCGGCGCGGCGGACGTGCCCGCGCTGCGCCACGCCATCGAGGAGCTGGGCTACGTGGTCCGCGACGTTCCCGGCGGCCAGGGCGCGGCGGGCGTGGAGGATTCGCTGGAGGCGGCGCACGCGGCCGAGTACGCGGAGCTGCGCCGCAAGTTCTGGATCGCCGCCATCCTCGCCCTTCCCGTGCTGGTGATGGCGATGAGCCACGGGCGCGTCCGCTGGCTGGAGTTCCCCGGCGCGGTGTGGGTGCAGCTCGCGCTCACCACACCGGTCGTGCTGTACTGCGGCGCGCAGTTCTTCCGCGGCGCGTGGGCGGCCTTCCGGCACCGCGCGGCGGACATGAACACGCTCATCGCCGTCGGCACCGGCACGGCGTACGTGTACTCGCTCGCCGCGACCTTCTTCCCCCGCTTCTTCCTCGCCGCCCACAACGGGATGGGGGGGATGGAGATGCGGCCGCCGGTCTACTACGAGGCCGCCGCCGTCATCACCGCGCTGCTGCTGATGGGGCGGATGCTGGAGTCGCGGGCGAAGGGGCGCACGTCCGACGCCATCCGCCGGCTGATGGGTCTGCAGGCGAAGACCGCGCGCGTCGTCCGGGGCGGCGCGGAAACCGACATCCCCGTCGAGGAGGTCGTCGCCGGCGACGTGGTCATCGTCCGCCCGGGCGAGAAGATCCCCGTGGACGGCGTGGTGACGGAGGGCGCCTCGGCGGTGGACGAGTCGATGCTCACCGGCGAGAGCATCCCCGCCGAGAAGGCGGCGGGCGACGAGGTGTTCGGCGCCACCATCAACCGCACCGGCTCGTTCCGCTTCCGCGCGACCAAGGTGGGAAAGGACACGGCGCTGCAGCAGATCGTCCGCCTGGTGCAGGACGCGCAGGGGCAGAAGGCGCCCATCGCGCGGCTGGCGGACGTCATCAGCGGCATCTTCACCCCGGTGGTCATCTGCATCGCCATCGCCACCTTCGTGGCCTGGTTCGTGGCGGCGCCGCCGGAAACGCGCTTCACCCTGGCGCTGGTGAACTTCGTCTCCGTGCTCATCATCGCCTGCCCCTGCGCGCTGGGGCTCGCCACGCCGACCGCGATCATGGTGGGCACCGGCAAGGGCGCGGAGAACGGTGTGCTGATCAAGGGCGGCGAGAGCCTGGAGACGGCGCACCGGCTGGACACCATCGTCCTGGACAAGACGGGGACGCTCACCGCCGGCCGCCCCGAGCTGACCGACGTGGTCCCCGCCGACGGCTTCGCGGAGGACGAGCTGCTGCGCATCGTGGCTAGCGCCGAGCGCGGGAGCGAGCACCCCGTCGGCGAGGCCGTCGTCCGCGGCGCGCAGTCGCGCGGCATCGCGCTCGCCGACGCGACCGGCTTCCGCGCGGAGGCGGGGCACGGCATCGAGGCCACGGTGGAGGGGCGCGCCGTCCTGGTCGGCAACGCGCGGCTGCTGCGCGGGCGGGGGATCGAGATCGGCGACGCGGAGGAGCGCGCGTCGACGCTGGCGGAAGCCGGGAAGACGCCGACCTTCGCGGCGGTCGGCGGGCGCTACGCGGGGATCGTGGCCGTCGCGGACACGCTGAAGCCGGAGTCGGCCGAGGCGGTGCGGGCGCTCAAGGGGATGGGGCTGCAGGTGGTGATGATCACCGGGGACAACCGCCGCACCGCCGATGCCGTCGCCCGGCAGGCGGGGATCGAGCGCGTGCTGGCCGAGGTGCTGCCCGACGGCAAGGCGCGCGAGGTGAAGCGGCTGCAGGACGAGGAGCATCGCCGCGTGGCGATGGTGGGCGACGGGATCAACGACGCCCCGGCGCTGGCGCAGGCCGACGTGGGCATCGCCATCGGCACGGGGACCGACGTGGCCATCGAGGCCAGCGACGTCACCCTCATCCGCGGCGACCTGCGCGGCGTGGTGACCGCCATCGCCCTCTCCCGCGCCACCATCCGCACGGTCAGGCAGAACCTGTTCTGGGCGTTCGTCTACAACGTGATCGGCATCCCCATCGCCGCCGGCGCGCTGTATCCGCTCACCGGCTGGCTGCTGAGCCCGGTCATCGCCAGCGCCGCGATGTCGCTCTCCAGCGTCAGCGTGGTCACCAACTCGCTGCGGCTGCGGCGCTTCCGGCCGCCCGCCGCGTGA
- a CDS encoding metal-sensitive transcriptional regulator produces METQNEERHATHVEPELKEQALARLKKIEGQIRGLQRMVEDERYCGEVLVQVASVHEALRGVGKLLMRNHLSHCIAGALNSGDERDREQAYTEVLDLMYKHAR; encoded by the coding sequence ATGGAGACGCAGAACGAAGAGCGCCACGCCACACACGTGGAGCCCGAGCTGAAGGAGCAGGCGCTCGCGCGGCTGAAGAAGATCGAGGGGCAGATCCGCGGCCTGCAGCGGATGGTGGAGGACGAGCGCTACTGCGGCGAGGTGCTGGTGCAGGTGGCCTCGGTGCACGAGGCGCTGCGCGGCGTGGGCAAGCTGCTGATGCGCAACCACCTGTCGCACTGCATCGCCGGCGCGCTGAACTCCGGCGACGAGCGCGACCGCGAGCAGGCGTACACCGAGGTGCTGGACCTGATGTACAAGCACGCCCGCTGA
- a CDS encoding GrpB family protein, translated as MGTLRLVAWDAAWPERFAAEAARVRGALGERAAAIEHVGSTAVPGLAGKPVLDLAVAVAGEPAADECIAPLQALGYEYRGAYGDDPRRRYYVRDEDGRRVAHIHLYILPARAWDEKLAFRDALRADPALAAAYQAEKWRVAEEVAWDKAAYSVAKGAFVEAVLARLRAEGRLAPAAPR; from the coding sequence ATGGGCACGCTGCGGCTCGTCGCCTGGGACGCCGCCTGGCCGGAGCGCTTCGCCGCGGAGGCGGCGCGGGTGCGCGGCGCGCTGGGCGAGCGGGCCGCGGCCATCGAGCACGTGGGGAGCACCGCCGTGCCGGGGCTGGCCGGGAAGCCGGTGCTGGACCTGGCCGTCGCGGTGGCCGGCGAGCCCGCCGCGGACGAGTGCATCGCGCCGCTGCAGGCGCTCGGCTACGAGTACCGCGGCGCGTACGGCGACGACCCTCGCCGCCGCTACTACGTGCGCGACGAGGACGGCCGCCGCGTGGCGCACATCCACCTCTACATCCTCCCCGCCCGCGCGTGGGACGAGAAGCTCGCCTTCCGCGACGCGCTGCGGGCGGACCCGGCGCTCGCCGCGGCCTACCAGGCCGAGAAGTGGCGGGTGGCCGAGGAGGTCGCCTGGGACAAGGCCGCGTACTCCGTGGCCAAGGGAGCGTTCGTCGAGGCCGTGCTCGCCCGGCTCCGCGCGGAGGGCCGGCTTGCTCCCGCGGCGCCCCGCTGA
- a CDS encoding YciI family protein, whose translation MKYIVLIYNDPDLLGAVPQGEQDAMLRGCFAHVDHLSRDGHPVESRMLAEANTAKSIRVRDGRVTTVDGPFAEAKEVLGGFNLIEAENMDEAVRIASEFPWARTGCVEVRAVQDLDAVRQRVGAPAAPERATAGAAA comes from the coding sequence ATGAAGTACATCGTTCTGATCTACAACGACCCAGACCTGCTCGGCGCGGTGCCGCAGGGCGAGCAGGACGCCATGCTGCGCGGCTGCTTCGCGCACGTCGACCACCTGAGCCGCGACGGCCACCCGGTCGAGTCGCGCATGCTGGCCGAGGCGAACACGGCCAAGTCGATCCGCGTCCGCGACGGGCGGGTGACCACGGTGGACGGGCCGTTCGCGGAGGCCAAGGAGGTGCTCGGCGGCTTCAACCTGATCGAGGCCGAGAACATGGACGAGGCGGTGCGCATCGCCTCGGAGTTCCCGTGGGCGCGCACCGGGTGCGTGGAGGTGCGCGCGGTGCAGGACCTGGACGCGGTGCGCCAGCGCGTGGGCGCCCCGGCCGCGCCGGAGCGCGCGACGGCGGGCGCCGCGGCCTGA
- a CDS encoding nuclear transport factor 2 family protein — MTPNQRTVRKYMDAFGRSDRPEILSCLTGDVEWVIPGHVHLHGKEAFDGEIENPAFAGRPTIHVTRMVEEGDVVVAEGTVRCAMRDGGMLNAVFCDVFVMRDALIRHLTSYVVPVPE; from the coding sequence GTGACGCCCAACCAGCGGACGGTACGGAAGTACATGGACGCGTTCGGCCGGTCCGATCGCCCGGAGATCCTGTCGTGCCTGACCGGCGACGTGGAGTGGGTGATCCCCGGCCACGTGCACCTGCACGGCAAGGAAGCGTTCGACGGGGAGATCGAGAACCCCGCGTTCGCAGGGCGCCCCACGATCCACGTCACGCGGATGGTGGAGGAGGGCGACGTGGTCGTGGCGGAGGGCACCGTGCGCTGCGCGATGCGGGACGGGGGGATGCTGAACGCCGTGTTCTGCGACGTGTTCGTGATGCGGGACGCGCTGATCCGGCACCTGACGTCGTACGTGGTGCCGGTGCCGGAGTAG
- a CDS encoding DUF4242 domain-containing protein, whose amino-acid sequence MPKYLIEREIPGAGDLSPEQLQAISQTSCGVLQGMGPQIQWVQSYVTGDKITCVYIAPNEEMVREHARQGGFPANRVSEIRTIIDPTTAEPAHAAAAGS is encoded by the coding sequence ATGCCCAAGTACTTGATCGAGCGCGAGATTCCCGGCGCCGGCGACCTTTCGCCCGAGCAGCTGCAGGCCATCTCGCAGACGTCGTGCGGCGTGCTGCAGGGGATGGGACCGCAGATCCAGTGGGTGCAGAGCTACGTGACGGGCGACAAGATCACCTGCGTCTACATCGCCCCGAACGAGGAGATGGTGCGGGAGCACGCGCGGCAGGGCGGCTTCCCGGCCAACCGCGTGTCCGAGATCCGCACGATCATCGATCCCACCACGGCGGAGCCGGCTCACGCGGCCGCCGCGGGCTCGTAG
- a CDS encoding HXXEE domain-containing protein has protein sequence MRLEARTRAAFLALVTVQALHSAEEYAFRLYDVFPPARFVSGLVSGDPQRGFAIFNLALVAFGFGCWLVPVRRGWPSAIPLAWLWVGIEMLNGVGHPAWSLARGGYTPGVATALVLLPLALLLAWRLVSDPVTSSPSTKRTL, from the coding sequence ATGCGGCTCGAAGCCCGGACGCGCGCGGCGTTCCTCGCGCTGGTGACGGTGCAGGCGCTGCACTCGGCCGAGGAGTACGCCTTCCGGCTGTACGACGTGTTCCCGCCCGCGCGCTTCGTGAGCGGGCTGGTCTCCGGCGACCCGCAGCGCGGCTTCGCCATCTTCAACCTGGCGCTCGTCGCGTTCGGCTTCGGGTGCTGGCTGGTCCCGGTGCGCCGCGGCTGGCCCTCCGCCATCCCCCTGGCGTGGCTGTGGGTGGGGATCGAGATGCTGAACGGCGTCGGGCACCCGGCGTGGTCGCTCGCCCGCGGCGGCTACACGCCGGGGGTGGCGACGGCGCTGGTGCTGCTGCCGCTCGCGCTGCTGCTGGCGTGGCGCCTCGTCTCCGATCCGGTGACGTCCTCCCCGTCCACGAAGCGAACGTTGTGA
- a CDS encoding pyridoxal phosphate-dependent aminotransferase, with amino-acid sequence MERRRIDVPPPTVPGFRPVPFTGVIYVMAEATKRGYAYGHPDWCNLGQGQPETGPLHGAPDRLCEVAITPADQEYAPVQGIPELRAAVAELYNQLYRQGKPAQYTADNVCICGGGRMSLTRTVAALGEINLGHFLPDYTAYEELLDIFRLFTAIPILLEGTDGYRFDVGRLEREITGRGLSALLLSNPANPTGRTIRGLELAGWVEAARRLDCTLLLDEFYSHYAWNATPDEEGLVSAARFVEDVDADPVVILDGLTKNWRYPGWRTTWVVGPRSVIDAVTSSGSFLDGGGSRPLQRAAIPLLDAGHVRRETAAIREAFLRKRRILVDGLRQAGMRLDLEPEGTFYVWADLSGLPAPLRDGMDFFRAAIEEKVICVPGEFFDINPGKRRSGRPSRFRSYARFSFGPDEAAVTEGVRRLVEMVRRAR; translated from the coding sequence ATGGAACGCAGACGCATCGACGTACCGCCGCCGACGGTTCCCGGCTTCCGCCCCGTTCCGTTCACGGGGGTGATCTACGTGATGGCCGAGGCCACCAAGCGCGGCTACGCCTACGGCCACCCCGACTGGTGCAACCTGGGCCAGGGGCAGCCCGAGACCGGCCCCCTGCACGGCGCGCCCGACCGGCTGTGCGAGGTCGCCATCACCCCGGCGGACCAGGAGTACGCGCCGGTGCAGGGGATCCCGGAGCTGCGCGCCGCCGTGGCCGAGCTGTACAACCAGCTGTACCGGCAGGGAAAACCGGCGCAGTACACGGCCGACAACGTGTGCATCTGCGGCGGCGGGCGGATGTCGCTCACCCGCACCGTGGCGGCGCTGGGTGAGATCAACCTGGGGCACTTCCTCCCCGACTACACCGCGTACGAGGAGCTGCTCGACATCTTCCGCCTCTTCACCGCCATCCCCATCCTGCTGGAGGGGACGGACGGCTACCGCTTCGACGTGGGGCGGCTGGAGCGCGAGATCACCGGCCGCGGCCTTTCCGCCCTGCTCCTTTCCAACCCCGCCAACCCCACGGGGCGCACCATCCGCGGGCTGGAGCTGGCCGGCTGGGTGGAGGCGGCGCGGCGGCTGGACTGCACCCTGCTGCTGGACGAGTTCTACTCGCACTATGCCTGGAACGCCACGCCCGACGAGGAGGGGCTCGTCTCCGCCGCGCGCTTCGTGGAGGACGTGGACGCCGACCCGGTGGTGATCCTGGACGGGCTGACCAAGAACTGGCGCTACCCCGGCTGGCGGACTACCTGGGTGGTGGGGCCGCGCTCGGTGATCGATGCGGTGACCAGCTCCGGCTCGTTCCTGGACGGCGGCGGGAGCCGGCCGCTGCAGCGCGCCGCCATCCCCCTTCTGGACGCCGGGCACGTGCGCCGCGAGACGGCCGCGATCCGCGAGGCGTTCCTGCGCAAGCGCCGCATCCTGGTGGACGGGCTGCGCCAGGCGGGGATGCGGCTGGACCTGGAGCCCGAGGGCACCTTCTACGTCTGGGCCGACCTGTCCGGCCTCCCCGCCCCGCTGCGCGACGGGATGGACTTCTTCCGCGCGGCCATCGAGGAGAAGGTGATCTGCGTTCCCGGCGAGTTCTTCGACATCAACCCGGGAAAGCGGCGCAGCGGCCGGCCGTCGCGCTTCCGCAGCTACGCGCGCTTCTCCTTCGGCCCCGACGAGGCGGCCGTCACCGAGGGCGTGCGGCGGCTGGTGGAGATGGTGCGCCGCGCGCGCTGA